AAAGATTCATTAAGGTCTCCTGAGAGTCTGTCGAGTAAAGTCATAAATTTACACCTTTTGACGTTTTGCTGCCTTCTTCTTTGCGGCTAAAGCCTTGCGTTTGCGCCTGACACTTGGTTTTTCATAGTGTTCCCTTTTTCTCATCTCAGAGAGTATCCCTGACTTTTCACACTGTTTTTTGAACCGGCGGAGGACGCTTTCAAAGGATTCATTGTCTTTTACCTTTACCCCCAGCATATATTATCCACCCCCTTACCTGAAAGATTATATTCATTGTAATATTTAGCAAAATTCTTGGATTGTTAAATATAGCAAACAGCAGTTACATGTGTCAAGTATTCTTTTGTCCAAACATATTGCTTTTTAATAAGTTTTATGTAATAATATTGGAAATCAGAAACGGTTACACTTCTGACCAAAGAAGAAAATGGAGCACACTTTACTCCTTAATGCTACATATGAACCTCTGAAGGTCATCCCATGGAAAAGGGCTGTCACCCTGCTGTTCCAGGGAAAAGTTGAAGTACTGGAGGTGTATGACCGCGAAGTCCGTGGCATAAGGGTCAGTTTTAACCTGCCATCTGTCTTAAGACTGCTAAAGAGAGTTAAGGCCCGCAACATTCATTCAGTAAAATTTTCTCGGGCCAATATCT
This sequence is a window from Nitrospirota bacterium. Protein-coding genes within it:
- a CDS encoding 30S ribosomal protein S21; this encodes MLGVKVKDNESFESVLRRFKKQCEKSGILSEMRKREHYEKPSVRRKRKALAAKKKAAKRQKV